The DNA segment ATTCTTTCTAAATTGCATCATTACTGTACTTCATCTTTCTATTCCTTAATGGAGCCAAATGCTACATTATTGCTGTCTGGTTATTATTGTTGCCTGGGCTTTGATTCATTAATATGATGTTGCCATTTAGCTGTGAAATCTTATATATACTCTGTGTGGTGGCAGGTGTACACGTGGGGTCATCGACTTGTTACACCAAGACGTGTTGTGATAgctagaaatttgaagaaaagtggTAGCTGCCCTTTGAAGTTCCATCGCATGGAACGGCTTCATGTGGCTTCTATAGCTGCAGGGATGGTTCACAGCTTGGCTCTTACAGATGATGGTGCAGTATTTTATTGGTTGTCTGCAGATCCTGATCTTAGATGCCAACAGGTTTATTTAAAAGAACTTGGTATCTCTATTTTTACTCCTCATAAATGAAATATTGAAAtgtcatccttttttttttttggctagcTATCTTCTTTGTGTgaaataataagtgaaattacacTTTTTCCCTTTCTGTAGCTATATTCATTGTGTGCAAAAAAAGTAGTGAGCATTTCTGTGGGGAAGTACTGGAGTGCTGTGGCCACAGTTACAGGTGATGTTTATATGTGGGATGGGAAAAAAGGTGAGGATAACCTGCCAGCTGTCACTCGGTTACACGGTGTAAAAAGGGCTACTTCAGTTTCAGTAGGTGAAACACATCTATTGATTGTTGGTTCTCTATATCATCCTACCTATCCTCCTAATGTGATTGATAGTCTTGAGAACCAGAAATTGCAAGTTGGGGATGAAGTGGAAGATCTTGATGAAGATTTTATGTATAATGATGTGGAGTCTAATCACATGTCATCTGCTGTAGAAAAGGATGATTGTGCACAAAGGCCTTTACCAAGCTTAAAATCTCTTTGTGAAAAAGTGGCCGCAGAAAGTCTAGTTGAGCCCCGAAATGCTATACAGATGCTTGAAATTGCTGATTCACTTGAAGCTGAAGATCTGAGGAAGCATTGTCAGGTACTTTTTATGATGACCCTGATTTTTGAAAGGATCCTTGAAATTTTAAATCATGTGCTCCAAATTGTACTGACTTGTGATTATGCCTTGTTTCATTAAATAAAATTCCATAACTTGATGTCCATTTGACTTATTGTTTGCAGGACATTGTTGTTCACAACCTTGATTATATTCTGACAGTTTCATCTCATGCTTTTGCAAGTGCTTCGCCAGAAATTCTAGCTAATCTTGAAAATCTGTTAGACCTAAGGTCATCTGAACCTTGGAGTTACCGCAGGCTTCCAACTCCAACAGCTACTTTTCCTTTAGTCATCAACAGTGAAGAAGAGGATAGTGAATATGATGTTCCAAGGACTCGTGATAACCACAACAACAAATCCACCTTGAAGATTGGAAATGAAAGATCAGAATTCTTTCTTCAACCCAAAGATGATCCTAATCGAGGCATCTCGAAAAAAGTCCGTGCATTGCGAAAGAAGTTGCAGCAAATTGAGATGCTTGAAATGAAACAATCTACTGGGCATCTTCTTGATGACCAACAACTTGCAAAGCTTCAAACAAGGTTAGCTCTTGAAAGTTCACTTGCTGAGCTTGGTCTTCCGGTTGAGAAAGTGCAGGCAAAAGCATCAGTTGCAGTTTTATCAGATGTAAAAGGGAATAAAAAGGCTGAGGTATCAAGAAAGCAAAGAAGAAAGAGTAAACAAAAGGCAGCACAATGGGAAACAGTTCCTGTCGTTGGCAGAGCTGATGTAGAATCAAACCTTGTGAAGGACTCATTGGATGTTGGGATCTCTCAAGTTTCAATGAACAAGGTAAAGTTGCTAAAATTATAGATAAAATTTCTTTTCCCTGTCAACAAAATGTTAATCGCACTATTCTTGatgtcttcttttttttttttggaaataaatatagggATAAGTGATTGTTTTTGTGGGACATACCTATCTTGGGAGTGCTCTGAAGGAATTATAGGGCTAGCTCAAGTTTTAGAATGAGAGTGTCTTTTCTGAGACAGGTTTGAATCAATTTAATAAAGCGATCCCCACCCCTAACAAAAGAAATCAATGCTGAGTGGATTTTGCAGCTTAGTTTTTTAGTTATTAGCTGTATAACTGTGGTTATGTTGACCCTACCCAAAATTAGCTTGTCATTGCTTTCCTATATGCCTCTTAGAGATGATAACTCCCTTTTGTGAACATTCATGATCATTGTTTGGAAATACAATCCCGTAATGCTCCCTCTCTGACTAATATCATATGCGATATTCATCCTCAAGAGAGTAAATTGACAAGTTATATTTTTGAGTATGGTCAGAATCATATGATTTTCCTTCCCCTCACCTCTTTTGTTGCTTCAATTAAACATCTATTATTTGATTCAATGTCAAAGTTTTGGTCTTATTGCCTCTATATTTCCCTTCTTGGGACAAACTAGGACCAAATAAATGGGGTCATAATAGATTATATTTGTTCAGTTGTCACATGCTAGTAAGTCTTATTAACTTCCCCAAATTAAGGGAAAACATGGAGTTAACATTGGGTTTACTTTaggttttaatgaaatttattgaaTTGTTTAAATTTCACTTCTGATAGGAGGAAGAAAACATTTTTGAGGGAGGTGTGGGGAGCCAATCCTCCAAAGAGCTTCCTTTCTTTGTTCAGAAGAAAGACAGTTCTGACTCTCCAAAAAGTAAGGGTTCATCTCCTTCAATATCCAAGAAGAAAAACCGCAAGGGTGGGCTTTCCATGTTTTTGAGTGGTGCTCTTGATGACACCCCCAAAGATGTTGCTCCCCCTCCACAAACACCAAGAAGTGAGGGTCCTGCATGGGGTGGGGCTAAGGTTTCAAAGGGATTTGCTTCACTTCGTGAAATTCAGGACGAACAGAGCAAAACCAAGGGGAACCAATCAACAAAGAATAAAGATCAAGTGGAAGATCATTCTGATGTTAAAAGTGATGGGAAAATTCTGTTGAGTTCCTTCTTGCCTTCAAAACCAATACCTGTGATATCATCACGCACATCTCAGGCACCTGATGCAGAAAGAAGCACACCTCCTTGGGCTTCTGGAACTCCTCTTCTTTCTCGGACATCTCTTAGAGACATCCAAATGCAGCACGTATATAAAGAGACTTTTTTCCTGTTTTTTTTCATATATTGGCTTTTTCCTTTTTACTTAATTTATTATgggcatataataatttttttcgtATCCTGAAAATGCAATGTTAAGGATATTCATGCTTTAAACAGTATCAAGGATATTGGAGTTGATGATTATTTCTCAGCTTGATATTTATGTGGGATAAGTGATTTCTGTATTTGGAGGATGTCATGTCAAAGTCAAAACTTTTGTATTGGACAAATCATTGCTTGGCATTACCAAGTTAATATTCCTTTGTTCCACCGAATCTGCAAAACTTATACTTTGTGATCTTTTTTGCTCGTCTCTTAGCAGGGGAAACAGCAGCAGAATAGTTCCCATAGTCCGAAGGCAAGAACAGCTGGATTCTCAATTGTATCCAGCCAAGGATCACCATCAGATTCTCCAGGGTTGAACCGCTGGTTCAAACCTGAGATATGCACACCCTCATCGATTCGTTCAATTCAGATTGAGGAGAAGGCTATGAAGGACTTGAAGAGGTTCTACACTAGTGTCAAGGTTGTGAAGAACCCAACTTAACAAAGAGCTACCGCTTGATACTCAGAAAGAGGTTCCTCATCGTTAGTGCTCCTTTTTCCAGTTCATAACAGTGAATTTCAATGTACAGATGATCTTGTAAATTTGGTTCTTTTAATGTTAGTAGTAGTAATTTCTCATCGGCCATTAATTTGTTTTAGATATAAAGATGTCCATTCAGTTGGTATAACTTAAAAAGATAATAAAGCTTAAAATTCCTGATCGAAGTGCATGCAAATGCAACGGCTCTGATTGCATTTTCAAGATTCAATGCTCGAGATAGACTGCTAAAAATCTTGATTTCAACAGTCTCTAAATGCATTTTCTTGACTGTTTGGTTTGCTCAAATGGATACATCCCCAATTAATGTTAAATTCTAATATTCATATGCCTTAACATATTTGctaaatttatttcattttcatcaAGTAGGTAATTAGAAGAAAAGATTGATTTTGCTGGGTGGTGTGTGAACCCACTCGGAAATTTgacaaaaacaaagaaaagaaatcatcaaaagGATTTTGTGGGTAATGTAGAATATGTGGAAGGTGTACACGTGTTCTAGAAGCAAAGTGTTGTTGGACCCACAAAGAAAAAAAGTAATCATGCTCGTCTCCAAGTGGGGATTACCCAGGGCAATGACTAGATGCCAAAGACAAATAGCCAATGAAGTTCACTACCTTTGGGCTAAAAAAGGGGGACATGGTCAGTCAAGAATCATGTGAACATTGAGATCTCCTTGCCTTCTTTTGCATTCTCATATTGAAAGGATACATGTGTGTAAGCAAagatagaaaagaaaaagaaaagatggATTGGAAGGGCAGTGGACCCTTAAAGGAAGAAAAGGTTGAGTACTTGAGAGGAAGTATAACATGAACAATGCCTTGATGTGATCACTCCATGAAGATTACTTCTTTAGTTCTTTTGGAGGATAATTTACTCAATGAGTTGGAATTGATGTGATCTTCTCATGGGATTTATGATGAAAGGCTCATATAATCTTGTGATTAATTGCAGTTGATTAAGCCAGCCGTTAATTAGTATGCAAAACTTTCTAATACAGATTAGATCCTTATGTTGCTTTAACGGCAAGCTATTAGACAAAGAAACCCAGCCACGAACACCATGCATCTAATTTAAATGTAAATAATTGCAACTAAATACAAATCAAattctaataaattaaaaatatgtttTTTAAGGTTTTATGTATCAAGGTCCAAAATCATTCACCTTCATcctatcttaaaaaaaaaaattatattttgaattaTATTATTCAAGACTAATAACTTTTATAACACCCCACGGCAgtgatttatatataaatataaaaatcatatatatatatatatatatatatatatatatatatagttgaatAATTAACAACATTAGTTAAACACATGAACAAGCTATAAGCTTAATGTTTGTCTGAACACAAGCAAGTTCTGCTGGAGTTCATCAATTCAAGCAAATTAAACTCAAACGCAACCATCCTAAATTTAAGTTGGCTTACCTTACTGGGATTAAGGCATAATTAGACAATAATGCAAATTAAAACTCACTGTCTAAGAGGGATTAGAATACAATTAAGGGTGGCTAGCAACAAGCACCTTAAACCAAATCTTGAATAAGGATGTTCTCTCAAAACCaaaagggattttttttttctcttttctcctGCCCCAAGAAAATTACATGTTGAAGTTTTCCTTATTGATCTGTTCCATCTTCTTAATTTTGAGCATTtccttttctgattatattaagaCTAATCTTGTTTAATATAGATATTTCATGTTTAGGAATTGTATTAAGGATCTCTCttaatgatttaaaataaaaatgagtTTCATGTATGAGACTTTTCCATATTACATGAAGAATTAAAGCCATTTAAAATCATATAAGGTACCTAATAATTATGCTGGTTCATATTATAAGACAACCTTCAATCATACTCATGGAACAGGTGTCAATCTTCAATTGCAGAATGTCATTTCTTTATTTAAAACAAAAGTCGGCATAAAAATTCTAGAGATGAAAGAAGAGtttcatttggtaaatttcacTTGGAATTGACATCCTGGGCAATACAGTACATCATAACACTGAATTAAAGAAGCCTTTTTCAAATTAAAGGTGTACATGAAAATGTGCAagttattaatatattaattaatggaTATATGTGCACATCTATGGCGGTGATTTGGACCCGTCGCTCGCAAAGCCAATACATAGACTAAAAGAGGGATCGGAATtgtgatctaattgattatacaTGCTATTGGGATTCCTGGAATAGTAATATTTTTGCCATGTATTGGTTGCTAGGtactattctctctctctcttctagaTGTACATGTTTTTACAGAAGAATGAGTGCTGATATCATGCTTTGATCTGGGCGGTGGGTGacccttttctttttttatttttttattttactttttttcttCCATGATGAAGAGAGATACTTCATTCTTGTTGAGGCTTTTTCTTGAATCTTGAGAGACCACCAAGAAAATAAGCATAATATACTATATAGTCAgtcatataagaaaataaaatagtcATTGTGGAGGACTAGGCCCCCTCTCTCTCATACTTCTCTTTGGTCGTCCTCGTTATTTTCAGTGCTAaagctactttttttttttttttttccatagagAGAGACTGTAAAAGCCTCCAAAGGCACTTCTAATAAAGCCTTAGAAGAAGACAACATTATCCCTCCAAAACCTACCAGCCTTTTCATTATTTTACTCTTAAAATGACCTGTCTATCATGTGCTTTTCCTCATTTATCTCTTTGTTTATCTTTTCTCTTCCCTCCATTTACTCCCTTTGTCTCACCTATACTTTGATATATATCATTTGAAAACTTGAGTACTTTGCAGCCTTGCTTGATGGGTTTTGATTGTTGAATCATGAGAATAAAGAGGTAGCCAGCTAGCTCTACCTCAAGAATCCTTGGAAGAAGGAAAAGGGGTGTTTGGAATGAAGTTTGATCCAAGATCCTTGTTTCTCCTTTCCTGTTTGGTTTTGGTCTGTTTTCTTTTGTTTCAAGATGGGGATTGAGTTTAATTTTGAGTCTTAGTGTTGGTTTAATTAGTTGTTGCATGAACAGAGAGATTGAAGAAGGAAGATTTTTCTTGTAAAGTTTCAAAATCCTCTCCTCTTCTCTCCTCTCTCTGTGTATGTCTGTGAGAGAGATTGAAGAAGGGAGGGCTTCTGATAAAAAGTTGATTCAagattcttttctttctttcttctctttctaTGTGTGTGcctctagagagagagagagagagcttgaaAATTTTACATTTATGTTCATGTCCTTTTCCATTTTTTTTCACTCTTGATCTTGGAAATAAATACTTGATAATTTCATAGATTGATCTCGGACCAGGCTTCATTCCTCACACCAAGCTTTTCCATGCGGAAATACGATAAGATCCCCAAAGGTATGCTCTTATATATTTTCTAAATCAAGCTTCTTCATAAAATACCATAGTTTTACACTTGCTATGAACTTAAATACCAAAGGAAAATTTCAGGTTTTTTGATTAAAttttatagaatatatatatatagctagaTCAATTAAAATTATTACTATCTTGCTATATAATATTCTTTGATATATAGTTTCTTGTTCTTTGATAAGATGTTATGTAAGCTTTTCATTCTTCTGAAGAGATAGAAATTGAAGAAATATTCTAGTACTGTGTCGGTTAGCAGAGATTCGCAGACAAAAAAATGAGACATGTACCAATGATGTTTTCATCAGAAATGTGATGTCATTCCTTAGtatataattcatattttatttcctaTTGTTGCAACTTCTTGGCTCAAGTTGATTTTCTTTTCAATGCCTTCAAATATTCCTCAATCACTGAGTTACAGATCTCACAAATATAAACCCTAGCAGCAGACCTTTTTCTCTGTGCAAATACATATGTGTGTTTTTAACAGTCCATCCTTTGTACCATCCAAGTTTAATAATTCATATATAATATGATGCTATTTTTCTAAAAAGCTTGTGCTATCTACCATCCATCCCTATATACTCTGGCACGTCCTATTGCTTTGCACCACATAACTTAACTAGAGTCTGCTATTAATATATGATAATATTttaggaaaattattatttttagtcCGTACGAAGGAAAATTATTATTAGTCCGTACGTCATGTCATAGTTTACACTTATTCCCTACATTTTAGAAAATAAATGAAAGTATATATTCTTAAATTTTGATTCTATCTTATATTTTTGTCTCTTCATCTCAATTTTTGCTATTAATGATGAACGCTTTTGTCTTTAACATTTAACTATTATAAACATTTTTGTGTCTAaagaatttttattattattaataattttatcgtTCATTGACCACCTTTTAGTCTCTTGATTGTATGTTAAATTGACAAAAATGAAGAGGGAAACGAGATAGCTTACAAAATCATTTGAGGGACTAAATCATAGATTTATGAAAATATGAGAACTAAATCATTAGTTTTGATATTATCGAtggaataaataataattaacctTAATGTTTTTAAAGCATCATCAAAATATATATAGCATTATTAGTAAGTACAATGTTGTATGTACGTCGGGTATATTATAATCGTTTATTATGATAAGATTTAAGTAATCAATTATTTATTATTACACATAcaatgattttattttaaaatttttcctctgAGACTGTGTTTACACtcaattattgttttattaactTATTAAAATAATTGGGTTTGGATTTATATTTCCTTTTAGGGTTTTGCTCTTCCATGGACATTGCCCCCATTGTTTTATCATTTACTTGTTTTTTATTAGATACTAATTAATCACATCATTTATGTATAAAAGAGGAGATGATCCAGGTGATCATTACATCAAATGCTCTTAATTAAGTGACATGATTAGATTTGTTTTGGTAAATATGTTGGAGGATGATCGAGAGGAGGATTTGCTTAATTTGCAGTCTGTTTCAAGAAACGCCAAGGCAAAACTTTAATCTATTGTGCTTAATGATTAGATGTGATTAATTAGCTAAAAATGGGTTCTCTACCTTTGGAAAATTCCACAAAGTATTTgagtttttttaacttataactcatgttctaattcttttgaagttgcTTAGCCATTCCTGTGCAGAAGCATTCTGAAATGGGTTGCCGTATGCTTGTTTTTCCTTGGCATATGCAGAAGGCGATGATGACTGAAATTTCTTCTTCATGATCATTTAGAGACTCCCCATGAAGGTAGAGTTTGATTAGATAATGTCTCTTATTACGTGATGCGGTCCACAGAAATTCCATGTGGGTATAGACCTGCAAAACGGAAAATAAATAGGTCAGAGGTATGAACCCGGTAAGAGCGCTCCGACGCTCAAGTTAGAGGTGATATCAGAAAATAGTGCATTAGATTAATAGTGAGAAAGAACATACTTCCATAAATGATTTGATCTCTTTATATAGAATATAGACAATAAATGGTTATGGTAAGTCAactatgtaattatttaaatgttaTTAGCTAGCATAATTATAGGAATTTATTTCTATTTATAATGCATAATTATAAGGATTATTATATTTGACAGTCCTATCAATATTCGTTATCTTTAATAAAGATTCTTT comes from the Hevea brasiliensis isolate MT/VB/25A 57/8 chromosome 5, ASM3005281v1, whole genome shotgun sequence genome and includes:
- the LOC110668927 gene encoding uncharacterized protein LOC110668927 isoform X3; amino-acid sequence: MKLGECIFIKFKDGESGWTSLHRALHFGHLAVASILLQSGACITVEDSKSCTPVDLLSGPVLQAIGDGHDSVATEVFSWGSGANYQLGTGNAHLQRLPCKVDALHGSFIKLVSAAKFHSVAVSARGEVYSWGFGRGGRLGHPDFDIHSGQAAVITPRQVTSGLGSRRVKAIAAAKHHTVLAAESGEVFTWGSNREGQLGYIVDTQPTPRRVSLLRSRIISVAAANKHTAVVSDSGEVFTWGYNREGQLGYGTSNSASNYNPRVVEYLKGKVFTGVAAAKYHTIVVGADGEVYTWGHRLVTPRRVVIARNLKKSGSCPLKFHRMERLHVASIAAGMVHSLALTDDGAVFYWLSADPDLRCQQLYSLCAKKVVSISVGKYWSAVATVTGDVYMWDGKKGEDNLPAVTRLHGVKRATSVSVGETHLLIVGSLYHPTYPPNVIDSLENQKLQVGDEVEDLDEDFMYNDVESNHMSSAVEKDDCAQRPLPSLKSLCEKVAAESLVEPRNAIQMLEIADSLEAEDLRKHCQDIVVHNLDYILTVSSHAFASASPEILANLENLLDLRSSEPWSYRRLPTPTATFPLVINSEEEDSEYDVPRTRDNHNNKSTLKIGNERSEFFLQPKDDPNRGISKKVRALRKKLQQIEMLEMKQSTGHLLDDQQLAKLQTRLALESSLAELGLPVEKVQAKASVAVLSDVKGNKKAEVSRKQRRKSKQKAAQWETVPVVGRADVESNLVKDSLDVGISQVSMNKEEENIFEGGVGSQSSKELPFFVQKKDSSDSPKSKGSSPSISKKKNRKGGLSMFLSGALDDTPKDVAPPPQTPRSEGPAWGGAKVSKGFASLREIQDEQSKTKGNQSTKNKDQVEDHSDVKSDGKILLSSFLPSKPIPVISSRTSQAPDAERSTPPWASGTPLLSRTSLRDIQMQHQGKQQQNSSHSPKARTAGFSIVSSQGSPSDSPGLNRWFKPEICTPSSIRSIQIEEKAMKDLKRFYTSVKVVKNPT
- the LOC110668927 gene encoding uncharacterized protein LOC110668927 isoform X2, with product MEMLVSPQGQKHNIQVQAWKFSPGGSNKDLWLIVREGSLADVDVALALLKKQGGNINSRNKFGLTPLHIATWRNHIPIIRRLLIAGADPDAKDGESGWTSLHRALHFGHLAVASILLQSGACITVEDSKSCTPVDLLSGPVLQAIGDGHDSVATEVFSWGSGANYQLGTGNAHLQRLPCKVDALHGSFIKLVSAAKFHSVAVSARGEVYSWGFGRGGRLGHPDFDIHSGQAAVITPRQVTSGLGSRRVKAIAAAKHHTVLAAESGEVFTWGSNREGQLGYIVDTQPTPRRVSLLRSRIISVAAANKHTAVVSDSGEVFTWGYNREGQLGYGTSNSASNYNPRVVEYLKGKVFTGVAAAKYHTIVVGADGEVYTWGHRLVTPRRVVIARNLKKSGSCPLKFHRMERLHVASIAAGMVHSLALTDDGAVFYWLSADPDLRCQQLYSLCAKKVVSISVGKYWSAVATVTGDVYMWDGKKGEDNLPAVTRLHGVKRATSVSVGETHLLIVGSLYHPTYPPNVIDSLENQKLQVGDEVEDLDEDFMYNDVESNHMSSAVEKDDCAQRPLPSLKSLCEKVAAESLVEPRNAIQMLEIADSLEAEDLRKHCQDIVVHNLDYILTVSSHAFASASPEILANLENLLDLRSSEPWSYRRLPTPTATFPLVINSEEEDSEYDVPRTRDNHNNKSTLKIGNERSEFFLQPKDDPNRGISKKVRALRKKLQQIEMLEMKQSTGHLLDDQQLAKLQTRLALESSLAELGLPVEKVQAKASVAVLSDVKGNKKAEVSRKQRRKSKQKAAQWETVPVVGRADVESNLVKDSLDVGISQVSMNKEEENIFEGGVGSQSSKELPFFVQKKDSSDSPKSKGSSPSISKKKNRKGGLSMFLSGALDDTPKDVAPPPQTPRSEGPAWGGAKVSKGFASLREIQDEQSKTKGNQSTKNKDQVEDHSDVKSDGKILLSSFLPSKPIPVISSRTSQAPDAERSTPPWASGTPLLSRTSLRDIQMQHGKQQQNSSHSPKARTAGFSIVSSQGSPSDSPGLNRWFKPEICTPSSIRSIQIEEKAMKDLKRFYTSVKVVKNPT
- the LOC110668927 gene encoding uncharacterized protein LOC110668927 isoform X1; its protein translation is MEMLVSPQGQKHNIQVQAWKFSPGGSNKDLWLIVREGSLADVDVALALLKKQGGNINSRNKFGLTPLHIATWRNHIPIIRRLLIAGADPDAKDGESGWTSLHRALHFGHLAVASILLQSGACITVEDSKSCTPVDLLSGPVLQAIGDGHDSVATEVFSWGSGANYQLGTGNAHLQRLPCKVDALHGSFIKLVSAAKFHSVAVSARGEVYSWGFGRGGRLGHPDFDIHSGQAAVITPRQVTSGLGSRRVKAIAAAKHHTVLAAESGEVFTWGSNREGQLGYIVDTQPTPRRVSLLRSRIISVAAANKHTAVVSDSGEVFTWGYNREGQLGYGTSNSASNYNPRVVEYLKGKVFTGVAAAKYHTIVVGADGEVYTWGHRLVTPRRVVIARNLKKSGSCPLKFHRMERLHVASIAAGMVHSLALTDDGAVFYWLSADPDLRCQQLYSLCAKKVVSISVGKYWSAVATVTGDVYMWDGKKGEDNLPAVTRLHGVKRATSVSVGETHLLIVGSLYHPTYPPNVIDSLENQKLQVGDEVEDLDEDFMYNDVESNHMSSAVEKDDCAQRPLPSLKSLCEKVAAESLVEPRNAIQMLEIADSLEAEDLRKHCQDIVVHNLDYILTVSSHAFASASPEILANLENLLDLRSSEPWSYRRLPTPTATFPLVINSEEEDSEYDVPRTRDNHNNKSTLKIGNERSEFFLQPKDDPNRGISKKVRALRKKLQQIEMLEMKQSTGHLLDDQQLAKLQTRLALESSLAELGLPVEKVQAKASVAVLSDVKGNKKAEVSRKQRRKSKQKAAQWETVPVVGRADVESNLVKDSLDVGISQVSMNKEEENIFEGGVGSQSSKELPFFVQKKDSSDSPKSKGSSPSISKKKNRKGGLSMFLSGALDDTPKDVAPPPQTPRSEGPAWGGAKVSKGFASLREIQDEQSKTKGNQSTKNKDQVEDHSDVKSDGKILLSSFLPSKPIPVISSRTSQAPDAERSTPPWASGTPLLSRTSLRDIQMQHQGKQQQNSSHSPKARTAGFSIVSSQGSPSDSPGLNRWFKPEICTPSSIRSIQIEEKAMKDLKRFYTSVKVVKNPT